A segment of the Odoribacter splanchnicus DSM 20712 genome:
TTTGTTCACATTCTATTGGGTACAAAGATACAAAATTCAAAAAATATCTAACCGATTACATCACTTTCAATTCAAAACTTTTCAGCAAATAAAAGTTTGAAATGCTTTGCTTTGGAAAAGGATTTAATTTAATTTTGACAAAAATATTTTTAACTACTTAACTATGGAAAGAGATACCGTTATATTTGACCTGATTAAAAAGGAGTGCCAGCGTCAAAAAGAAGGAATCGAACTGATTGCTTCTGAAAATTTTGTGAGTGATGAAGTCATGGAAGCCATGGGTTCGTGCCTGACTAATAAATATGCAGAAGGTTATCCCGGAGCCCGTTATTACGGTGGTTGCCAGATCGTCGACCAGACCGAACAATTGGCGATCGACCGGGCATGTAAATTATTCGGTGCCGAATATGCGAACGTGCAGCCTCATTCCGGAGCACAAGCCAATGCTGCCGTATTTTTTGCTTGTATGAAACCGGGCGATACTTACCTGGGACTGGATTTGGCTCACGGAGGTCACCTGTCTCACGGATCACCTGTCAACCTTTCAGGAATCAACTATAAACCGATCGCTTATCATGTAAAAGAAGATACCGGTCTGGTAGACTATGATGAAATGGAACGCCTGGCACTCGAACATAAACCGAAAATGATCGTTTCGGGAGCTTCTGCTTATTCCCGTGACTGGGATTATAAACGGATGCGTGAAATCGCCGATAAAGTAGGTGCTATATTGATGTATGATATGGCTCATCCGGCCGGTTTAATCGCCAAAGGCTTGCTGAACAATCCGTTCGAATATTGCCACATTGTAACGACCACCACGCACAAGACCTTACGCGGACCGCGTGGAGGTATGATTTTACTTCCCAAAGATTTCCCGAATCCCTGGGGATTGAAAACGCCGAAAGGAGAAATCAAGATGATGTCACAAGTCATCAATTTTTCAGTATTCCCGGGACAGCAAGGCGGACCGCTCGAACATGTCATCGCAGCTAAAGCTGTTGCTTTCGAAGAAGCGTTGTCTGATTCTTACACCGAATATGCAAAACAAGTGCAGAGGAACGCAAAAGTTTTGGCACAAGCTTTCATGGATAAAGGATATAAAGTGGTTTCAGGCGGTACAGACAACCATTGCATGCTGATCGACCTGCGGACTAAATTCCCGGAACTGACCGGTAAAAAAGCTGAAAATACCCTGGTAAAAGCCGACATTACGATCAACAAAAACATGGTGCCTTTCGACAGCCGTTCTCCGTTCCAGACTTCCGGTATCCGTGTCGGAACTCCGGCTATTACAACCCGTGGTCTGAAAGAAGAGGATATGAAAGTGATCGTCGACATGATCGACCGGATCCTGTCGAATATCGACGATGAAAACGTCATTGCAGAAGTGAAGAAAGAAGTCAATACGATGATGAATCCCCGTCCGATGTTCGCCTGGTAATAGGAAAATATAACCCATTAAAAGCTGCCTTAAGGGCAGCTTTTTTGTTTTCCTCTCACTCCAGGATCTTAAAAGCAATATCGAGATAAGCATCCATATCGATCGTTTTCTCCCGGATATATTCGTCACTGCGTTTATGCCCCAAACGAATCACGATAGCATTTTTCTGAGGAATGACGAACATATACTGTCCTCCTAGCCCCCGAAACGCAGGAAACCGCATCTCTTTGTAATGCATAATCCAGATTTGAAAACCATAATAATCCAATGATCCGTCTCCGAACTCATTTTCCAGATATCCGGCTGGAGTTATCGCTTCATTCAGATAAGTTTCGGAGATCAGCTGCCGGCCGTTCCAATTTCCTTTATTCAGAATCAAACGTCCGAGCCGCGCCAAATCCCGGGCCGTCGTATTGAAACAACAATATGTTTTCTCATCCCCGTCTTCCCGGTCCAGGTTCCACAAAGCGTCGTTGCAGGCTCCCAGGGGTTTCCATAATTTTCTTTCAGCATATTCACTGATACTCACCGGGCTATGGACTTTCACTTCTGTCTTAAAGATCCCCCACTCATATTCCTTCTCTTTATGCACCTTATCTAAAGCTGCTTCGAGCACAAATGAAAGTAATTGAGTATCACCGCTTTTATAGGAATACTTTTTTCCAGGTTCTTCGACTACTTTCAAATCCATAATCAAATCCCGGATCCGATCACCATAGTAAGCCTGAGTGGTTTTCGAAATCAGGGCGGTATAGGCTTCATCCCAGTCCAATCCCGAACTCATCGTCAAAAGATTGCGGATCGTAATTTTATCCCCCTCCCCGAATTCAGGCAAATATTTGCTGACTTTATCATCCAGACTTTCGATAAATCCTTCGTCATAAGCTATGCCGACCAGCAGGCCGACAATACTTTTGGTAGCGGAAAATATATTGGAAAGCTTTTGCGGTGTCCAATCTTCCCGGTATTCCTCATACCGGATACTATCGTCCTGAATGACGAGATAAGCCACCGTTCCGTATTTTTCGAGATACGCCTCTTCGTCGTCGGTCATCCGGTATCGATTGGCGTCCCTGGCCACCGGCCATTCCCAGCAGGAATCAGCTTTTCCCACCGTATCCGACGGAAAAATATAGGTATCCGAAATATCCGGGAACCAGTGAATCAAAGCCTCCTGCATATAAGTCGGCATCAGCAGAAACAGCAGGGCAATCCCCAGAAACAGCAGGGCACTGATTTTTTTCCATTTTCTGCTCTTCATATTCCGCCGAACTTTTCTTTAACCTCCCTTTTCACATTCCCTCAAATCCTCGGTTGTCAAACGTTCCGGTAAGAAACGGGTGACATCCCCGCCGTTCAAATAAATATTACGGACAATCGTCGAACTTACAAATGTATGCTCGGTCGAGGTCAGCACAAAGACCGTCTCGATACGTCCATCCATGGCCCGGTTAGCTTGTCCGACAGCACGTTCGTATTCAAAATCGGCCGCCGTCCTCAGGCCCCGGATAATGATGTGGGCATTCACCTGCCTGCAAAAATCTACGGTCAAACCGAAATAAGGTTCTACCGTCACCCGATCGGTATCTTCAAAAGCCTTTCTAATCAAACGAATACGACAATCCGTATCGAGAAATTCCTTCTTAACGGGATTGACACCGACAGCAATAATAATCTTATCGAACAATTTCAAGCCCCTTCTTACGATCTCTTCATGCCCGACCGTAAAAGGATCAAAGGATCCGGGAAATACAGCAATTTTTTCCATAGTCGAATAAATCAATTCGGCAAACATAGCGAAACAAACGTTATAAATAAAAGAAAAAGTCAAAAATATTGCCATTCACTTACAATTTAGAAGCAGAAACAAATTCTCACAAACAATTAATGAATTTTTTCTATATTTTCTTGCCACTTTATTAGAAGTTGTCGTTTAAATTTAATATGTTTGTACAAATCAAAATAACAAAATACAAACACTCAAGTTATGGCACAAAAATTATTAATCAGAGATCTTACTTTGAGAGACGGCCAGCAATCTTCTTTTGCAACCCGTATGACTCAGCAGCAGATCGACAGGGTATTACCGTTTTATAAAGATGCAAACTTCTATGCAATGGAAGTTTGGGGAGGAGCTGTTCCTGATTCAGTAATGCGTTACCTGAATGAAAATCCATGGGATAGATTGGAAAAAATCAAAGCCGTAGTGGGTAATGTATCCAAATTAACAGCATTATCCAGAGGTCGTAACCTATTCGGATATGCTCCTTACACAGACGAAATTATCGAAGGTTTCTGCCGCAATTCGATCGAATCGGGCTTAGGAATCATGCGTATTTTCGATGCATTGAACGATGTGAACAACGTCAAATCGACCATTAAATATGTGAAGAAATACGGTGGAATTGCCGACTGTGCAGTATGTTACACCATCGACCCGAAATATCCGAAACTGGGCTTACTCGACAAATTGAAAGGTAAAAAGAATCCGGAACCTGTATTTACCAACGCCTATTTCCTGGACAAAGCAAAACAAATGGCTGCCCTGGGAGCCGACATGGTGACCATCAAAGATATGAGTGGTTTGATCCAACCTTCACGGATTGCAGAATTAATTCCGTTATTCAAACAGAATCTGTCTATTCCGGTAGATTTCCATACTCACTGTACCCCGGGTTATGGATTGGGTGCCGTCCTGATGGCTATCATCAAAGGCGTAGATATCGTCGATACCAATATCTGGAACTTTGCCGGCGGAACCGGAGCCCCTGCTATCGAACTGGTTTATATATTCTGTAAGAAATTAGGTGTCGAACTGGACGTCAACATGGAAGCCGTTGCTAAAATCAACAAAGAGCTTTACGGCATCCGTAAAGAACTGGAAGCGGTAGATGCCAGCAAGCAATTCCCGAATCCGTTCAACCCGTTGACAGACCAGTTACCAGCTGAAATCGACAAAGAATTCGATAAAGCGATCGAAGCTGCCAAAGCAAACAACGAAGAAGCTTTATTGAATGCTTGTCATGCTATCGAGGCTTATTTCAATTTCCCGAAACCCAATGAATTGGTAAAGAAAGCCGAAGTTCCCGGTGGTATGTACAGTAATATGGTCGCTCAGCTGAAACAATTGAATTCTATGGATATTCTGGAAAAAGCTATGGAATTGATTCCGACCGTACGTTTAGCAGCCGGATTGCCTCCTTTGGTAACTCCTACCAGCCAGATCGTCGGTGCACAAGCGGTTAACTGTGCTCTGGATATTAAAGCCGGGAAACCGATGTACAGCAATGTTTCCAATCAATTTGTGAACCTGGTGAAAGGGGAATATGGAAAAACTCCGGTCCCTGTAGATCCCGAATTCCGTCTGAAAATAGCAGGTACCCGCGAGGAAATCCCTTACGATACCAGCAAATACCAAATGCAGCCAAACCCCGAATTACCGGAAGCAGGCGGAGTGAAACTGGCTGCCAATGAGAAAGAAGTATTGTTGCTCGAACTCTTCCCGCAGGTAGCTAAAAACTTCCTGACTAAACAGAAAGTAGCTGCTTATGAAGCACAGCATAAAGCTGACGCACCCCAGGCAGAAAAAGTGGTTGCTGAAGAGAAGAAAAACGAACCGATCACCGGTAAGACAGTAAAAGCACCGATGCCGGGTAGTATTTTACGCTTCACCGTAAAACCAGGCGATACGGTAACCAAAGGTCAGACTGTAGTCATACTCGAAGCCATGAAAATGGAAAACAGTATCGCAACCGACTATGCAGGTACTGTAAAACGTTTGTTGGTAAAAGAAGGTACTACTGTAGCTGCCGATGCTCCGATGATCGAAATCGAAGCTTAATCATTATAAAGTCCATGAAAAATTCTTTCATGGACTTTTTTTATATCCATTCGTCCCAAGCTTTACAAGCCCAATTTGGGAAACATAACCTTTTCGTCCCCCTCGGCCAAAACAGCATCCAGGTCTTCCCCTTCCTGAAGGTAGAGGTTAATATTATTGATCCGGGCAAACTGATGACTACTACGAAAATCCTCATATCTTTCGTCCAATAATTCATTAAAACGGTCTGTCCTTTCTTCCGGAGTCATCTCCTCCCACTCTTCTTCTTCCAGGATATCCAGCAAAAACTCTGCCGCCCAACTTCCCAATTCCTTTTCTTTATTCCAATCCGGCTCGTAACTGTCTAAAACTTTAAAAAGTTCCTGCAAATACGCAGAATCCCCCCACTCTTTATAAACCTGGACCAGATCTTCCTGATCCGGATAAGCTACGGCCAATTCTTCTAATTTTATTTGATCCATACTTTTAGAATATTAAT
Coding sequences within it:
- the glyA gene encoding serine hydroxymethyltransferase, which translates into the protein MERDTVIFDLIKKECQRQKEGIELIASENFVSDEVMEAMGSCLTNKYAEGYPGARYYGGCQIVDQTEQLAIDRACKLFGAEYANVQPHSGAQANAAVFFACMKPGDTYLGLDLAHGGHLSHGSPVNLSGINYKPIAYHVKEDTGLVDYDEMERLALEHKPKMIVSGASAYSRDWDYKRMREIADKVGAILMYDMAHPAGLIAKGLLNNPFEYCHIVTTTTHKTLRGPRGGMILLPKDFPNPWGLKTPKGEIKMMSQVINFSVFPGQQGGPLEHVIAAKAVAFEEALSDSYTEYAKQVQRNAKVLAQAFMDKGYKVVSGGTDNHCMLIDLRTKFPELTGKKAENTLVKADITINKNMVPFDSRSPFQTSGIRVGTPAITTRGLKEEDMKVIVDMIDRILSNIDDENVIAEVKKEVNTMMNPRPMFAW
- a CDS encoding biotin/lipoyl-containing protein; the protein is MAQKLLIRDLTLRDGQQSSFATRMTQQQIDRVLPFYKDANFYAMEVWGGAVPDSVMRYLNENPWDRLEKIKAVVGNVSKLTALSRGRNLFGYAPYTDEIIEGFCRNSIESGLGIMRIFDALNDVNNVKSTIKYVKKYGGIADCAVCYTIDPKYPKLGLLDKLKGKKNPEPVFTNAYFLDKAKQMAALGADMVTIKDMSGLIQPSRIAELIPLFKQNLSIPVDFHTHCTPGYGLGAVLMAIIKGVDIVDTNIWNFAGGTGAPAIELVYIFCKKLGVELDVNMEAVAKINKELYGIRKELEAVDASKQFPNPFNPLTDQLPAEIDKEFDKAIEAAKANNEEALLNACHAIEAYFNFPKPNELVKKAEVPGGMYSNMVAQLKQLNSMDILEKAMELIPTVRLAAGLPPLVTPTSQIVGAQAVNCALDIKAGKPMYSNVSNQFVNLVKGEYGKTPVPVDPEFRLKIAGTREEIPYDTSKYQMQPNPELPEAGGVKLAANEKEVLLLELFPQVAKNFLTKQKVAAYEAQHKADAPQAEKVVAEEKKNEPITGKTVKAPMPGSILRFTVKPGDTVTKGQTVVILEAMKMENSIATDYAGTVKRLLVKEGTTVAADAPMIEIEA
- a CDS encoding serine hydrolase domain-containing protein; amino-acid sequence: MKSRKWKKISALLFLGIALLFLLMPTYMQEALIHWFPDISDTYIFPSDTVGKADSCWEWPVARDANRYRMTDDEEAYLEKYGTVAYLVIQDDSIRYEEYREDWTPQKLSNIFSATKSIVGLLVGIAYDEGFIESLDDKVSKYLPEFGEGDKITIRNLLTMSSGLDWDEAYTALISKTTQAYYGDRIRDLIMDLKVVEEPGKKYSYKSGDTQLLSFVLEAALDKVHKEKEYEWGIFKTEVKVHSPVSISEYAERKLWKPLGACNDALWNLDREDGDEKTYCCFNTTARDLARLGRLILNKGNWNGRQLISETYLNEAITPAGYLENEFGDGSLDYYGFQIWIMHYKEMRFPAFRGLGGQYMFVIPQKNAIVIRLGHKRSDEYIREKTIDMDAYLDIAFKILE
- the coaD gene encoding pantetheine-phosphate adenylyltransferase encodes the protein MAIFLTFSFIYNVCFAMFAELIYSTMEKIAVFPGSFDPFTVGHEEIVRRGLKLFDKIIIAVGVNPVKKEFLDTDCRIRLIRKAFEDTDRVTVEPYFGLTVDFCRQVNAHIIIRGLRTAADFEYERAVGQANRAMDGRIETVFVLTSTEHTFVSSTIVRNIYLNGGDVTRFLPERLTTEDLRECEKGG